From the genome of Candidatus Electrothrix communis, one region includes:
- a CDS encoding Fic family protein, with the protein MKEFLTFKSGKFYFNEEYDASQIDNLLVRATVLNETIVDLPILPELASRIEPEIMYSSIAGTAAIEGNPITREDVQKIAQGEEIEIYTKKDQQEIKNLIKAYNFLATIGPLQEPFLVTEKIICELHEIITSDIPDENNIRGTYRNGIVHVGDKLHGGIYTPPKILADIKNLMREFTEWINSDELVQCNPFIRASLAHYYFATIHPFWDGNGRTARLLEALLLQAANIKYAPRELSNYYYRNVDEYYIAFSKSIKLKKNATPFLKFCLEASVESLERIQETIICFIRECTLRDFYRFERKERRLTSRQFELLDLLLDNPISFSLKDVHERKPFSILYSNVTTQTARRDIKKLLAQKLITPAGDNTYSINFRILG; encoded by the coding sequence ATGAAAGAATTTCTCACCTTCAAATCAGGCAAATTTTATTTTAACGAAGAATATGACGCTTCTCAAATTGACAATCTGCTGGTCAGGGCGACAGTACTCAACGAAACGATTGTCGATCTGCCCATTTTACCTGAATTGGCTTCCCGTATAGAGCCGGAGATTATGTACAGCTCTATCGCCGGTACAGCCGCTATCGAGGGAAACCCTATAACAAGAGAAGATGTACAAAAGATCGCTCAAGGCGAAGAAATTGAAATCTACACGAAAAAAGACCAGCAAGAAATCAAGAATCTCATAAAAGCCTATAATTTTCTCGCAACCATTGGGCCGTTACAGGAACCTTTTCTTGTGACTGAAAAAATTATCTGTGAACTCCATGAAATTATAACCAGTGATATCCCCGATGAAAACAATATACGGGGTACATACAGGAATGGTATCGTCCATGTCGGCGATAAACTTCATGGAGGTATCTACACCCCACCAAAAATCCTTGCGGACATCAAAAATCTCATGCGGGAATTTACAGAATGGATAAACAGCGATGAACTTGTACAATGCAACCCCTTTATCAGGGCGTCGCTCGCTCATTATTACTTTGCCACCATTCATCCCTTTTGGGACGGTAACGGCAGGACGGCAAGGCTGTTGGAAGCTCTCCTCCTCCAGGCTGCAAACATAAAATATGCCCCTCGCGAGCTCTCCAATTATTATTATAGAAATGTCGACGAATACTATATTGCCTTTTCAAAAAGTATCAAATTAAAGAAAAACGCGACGCCCTTTCTCAAGTTTTGCCTGGAAGCCTCTGTGGAAAGTCTGGAACGGATACAAGAGACGATTATTTGCTTTATAAGAGAGTGTACCCTCAGGGACTTCTACAGATTCGAAAGGAAGGAAAGAAGGCTGACATCACGGCAATTTGAGTTATTAGATCTCCTGCTCGACAATCCCATCAGTTTTTCGCTGAAAGATGTCCATGAACGCAAACCATTCTCCATCTTGTACAGCAACGTGACAACCCAGACAGCACGACGTGATATCAAAAAATTACTCGCTCAAAAACTGATCACCCCTGCCGGAGATAATACATATTCAATAAATTTTAGAATATTAGGCTGA
- a CDS encoding 3'-5' exonuclease, which translates to MKRPTKEQMRELPLFRGISLDNIVVVQDREGAEKAIKELKEAPCLGFDTESKPCFRKGEVSKGPHLIQLSNESKAFLFPTRFLPIIAALDKILSDPQIKKVGFGLAGDEKILQGKFGINLLNTKDLSVKLKGYFGLKQRIGIKAAVAMVFKQRLTKSAQTSNWAAFPLQEHQLEYAANDAYASLCIELEINNSMKLKGKIPV; encoded by the coding sequence TTGAAGCGTCCAACCAAAGAGCAGATGAGGGAGTTACCGTTATTCAGAGGTATCAGTCTTGATAATATTGTTGTTGTCCAAGATAGAGAAGGTGCGGAAAAAGCAATAAAAGAACTCAAAGAGGCGCCATGCCTCGGGTTTGATACGGAAAGTAAGCCATGTTTCCGTAAAGGAGAAGTGAGTAAAGGCCCTCATCTTATTCAACTCTCGAATGAATCAAAGGCTTTTTTGTTTCCGACGAGATTTTTGCCCATCATTGCAGCATTAGATAAAATATTGAGTGACCCTCAGATAAAGAAAGTTGGTTTTGGTCTTGCTGGTGATGAAAAAATCCTGCAAGGGAAGTTTGGTATCAACTTGTTAAATACAAAAGACTTGTCTGTAAAGTTGAAGGGGTATTTTGGATTGAAACAACGAATCGGTATCAAGGCAGCTGTCGCAATGGTCTTTAAGCAGCGTTTAACAAAAAGTGCTCAAACTTCAAACTGGGCCGCATTCCCGCTTCAGGAACATCAACTTGAATATGCTGCAAATGATGCGTATGCTTCGCTATGTATTGAATTGGAAATTAATAATTCTATGAAATTAAAGGGGAAGATCCCTGTTTAA
- a CDS encoding DUF4921 family protein: MDDKDIREIRIDLIVPTKSVLISTARGKRPRKKETPISRDVREHVETCPFCHGNENQTPPASLQVPATGKWDIRIVENLYPMLDDEPIVPGLPSGGQQAIAGYGYHEVVIDHPNHGIILHQMSEQHLALLFGVYRDRMQTLYETDPLIKYVLIFKNFGKAAGASIPHSHSQIVAMPIIPHDVQSEVHWSLTFYQKNQTCIYCALIDEALSLETTSYDRKSGGINQGYEAAQYVIEQSEKFVAIKPYASRYEWEVHILPKKHQSNFIEISDDDLDDLASVLQRTMLRLKAVVGEIQYNYFLHSVPHVKDSNECADCFHWHIEICPRTTIPNGFELGSGLFVNTISPEAAAYKLRHAL; this comes from the coding sequence ATGGATGATAAAGATATACGAGAAATTCGTATCGATCTGATAGTGCCGACAAAATCTGTACTGATTTCTACAGCACGAGGAAAACGACCGCGAAAGAAGGAAACTCCTATATCAAGAGACGTGCGTGAGCATGTGGAAACGTGCCCATTCTGCCACGGCAATGAAAACCAAACCCCTCCTGCATCGCTTCAGGTCCCCGCCACCGGAAAATGGGATATCAGAATAGTCGAAAATCTTTACCCGATGTTAGACGACGAGCCAATTGTCCCAGGATTGCCATCCGGGGGACAGCAGGCCATTGCCGGATATGGATACCATGAGGTCGTCATCGACCACCCAAACCATGGAATTATTCTCCATCAGATGAGCGAACAGCACTTGGCGCTTCTTTTTGGTGTTTATCGGGACCGCATGCAAACCTTGTATGAGACAGACCCTCTGATCAAATATGTTCTTATCTTCAAGAATTTTGGCAAAGCTGCCGGAGCAAGTATTCCCCATAGCCACAGCCAGATTGTCGCCATGCCCATTATACCGCATGATGTTCAAAGTGAAGTTCATTGGAGTCTAACTTTTTACCAAAAAAACCAAACCTGCATCTACTGTGCTCTGATTGACGAGGCGTTATCCCTTGAAACAACAAGTTATGATCGTAAATCAGGGGGGATAAACCAAGGCTATGAAGCCGCACAATATGTCATAGAGCAGAGTGAAAAATTTGTTGCCATTAAGCCGTATGCCAGCCGTTATGAATGGGAAGTCCACATCCTTCCCAAAAAACACCAAAGCAATTTCATTGAGATCTCGGATGATGATCTTGATGATTTGGCCTCTGTTCTTCAGCGCACCATGCTTCGCCTTAAAGCGGTTGTCGGTGAAATACAATACAATTACTTTCTCCATTCAGTGCCCCATGTAAAAGACAGTAACGAATGTGCAGATTGTTTCCACTGGCATATAGAGATATGCCCCCGAACGACCATCCCGAACGGATTTGAGTTGGGTTCCGGTCTTTTTGTGAATACAATCAGCCCGGAGGCTGCGGCCTATAAACTTCGACACGCTCTGTAA
- a CDS encoding fatty acid CoA ligase family protein, protein MNNCNIGAALHKAAAERKDAVALVTGKNGTYQQWTFQEVLANSNRSANALQKRGVQRGDRVMLMVRPSMEFICLTYALFQLGAVVILIDPGMGYKNLLRCIGSVQPKVLIAIPQVHLFARLFRQPFVTVERRFCVGLNPLGLCGLSMKGAARKASPEFTAVNTEKDELAAIIFTTGSTGPPKGVQYTHGIFYHQLQQIRDYYGIGPEDVDQPGFPLFALFATALGAAAVIPDMDPTRPAEVDPAKFIRSIQDKQVTYSFGSPAIWNVVSRYCIDQHITLPVRKVLMAGAPVSGELIERMQRIMPEDGEVYTPYGATESLPSTSITGREILEETWDQTRIGKGTCVGRPLPGMRVEIIQPIDGPLSSWNEVEVLPKGSIGEIVVKGPVVTQAYDHNEQETRMAKIPDQDGLWHRMGDMGYQDEQGRLWFCGRKAHRVLTEKGPMYTICCEAIFNEHPEVFRSALVGLGEPGKQQPALTVELYAKKPKDEKRLCAELQQLARANPLTNSIETFMIFAVFPVDIRHNAKIFREKLAVWAQQRMECRQGL, encoded by the coding sequence ATGAACAACTGCAACATAGGCGCAGCCCTACACAAGGCCGCTGCGGAACGGAAAGACGCCGTCGCCTTAGTCACCGGCAAGAACGGCACATATCAACAATGGACCTTTCAGGAAGTGTTGGCCAATAGCAACCGCTCTGCCAATGCCCTGCAAAAACGTGGGGTTCAGCGCGGTGACCGAGTCATGCTCATGGTGCGCCCGTCAATGGAGTTCATCTGCCTGACCTATGCCCTGTTTCAGCTGGGTGCTGTGGTGATTCTTATTGACCCCGGCATGGGCTATAAGAACCTGCTCCGTTGCATCGGCTCTGTCCAGCCTAAGGTGCTGATCGCCATTCCCCAGGTCCATCTCTTTGCTCGCCTGTTTCGCCAACCCTTTGTCACGGTGGAGCGGCGTTTCTGCGTTGGTCTGAATCCGTTGGGCCTCTGCGGCCTTTCCATGAAAGGAGCAGCCCGCAAGGCCAGTCCAGAATTCACAGCCGTAAATACTGAAAAAGACGAGTTGGCCGCCATCATCTTTACCACCGGTTCCACTGGTCCGCCCAAGGGCGTCCAGTACACCCACGGCATTTTTTATCATCAGCTCCAACAGATCCGTGATTATTACGGCATCGGGCCAGAGGACGTGGATCAGCCCGGCTTTCCCCTGTTCGCCCTTTTTGCCACCGCCCTTGGTGCTGCTGCGGTGATCCCGGATATGGATCCCACCCGTCCCGCAGAGGTCGATCCAGCCAAGTTCATCCGTTCTATCCAGGACAAGCAGGTGACTTATTCCTTTGGTTCACCAGCAATCTGGAATGTAGTCAGTCGCTACTGCATTGATCAGCATATCACCCTGCCGGTACGCAAGGTCCTCATGGCCGGAGCCCCGGTTTCGGGTGAGTTGATTGAGCGGATGCAGCGCATTATGCCGGAGGATGGAGAAGTCTATACGCCCTACGGTGCCACCGAAAGCCTGCCCTCCACCTCCATCACTGGGCGGGAAATCCTTGAGGAGACTTGGGATCAGACCCGTATCGGCAAGGGCACCTGTGTGGGTCGACCTTTGCCGGGAATGCGTGTTGAGATTATTCAACCCATTGATGGGCCGTTGTCTTCCTGGAACGAAGTTGAGGTATTGCCAAAGGGCAGTATCGGCGAGATTGTGGTCAAGGGACCGGTGGTGACCCAGGCCTATGATCATAACGAGCAAGAAACCCGCATGGCCAAGATCCCGGATCAGGATGGGCTTTGGCATCGTATGGGAGATATGGGCTATCAGGATGAACAGGGACGGCTCTGGTTCTGCGGTCGTAAGGCCCATCGGGTCTTAACGGAGAAGGGGCCCATGTACACTATCTGCTGTGAGGCCATCTTTAACGAGCATCCCGAGGTGTTCCGTTCCGCTCTGGTCGGTTTAGGGGAACCGGGAAAGCAGCAACCTGCTCTGACGGTTGAGCTGTATGCGAAAAAGCCAAAAGATGAAAAGCGCCTTTGTGCCGAGTTGCAGCAGTTAGCCCGCGCCAATCCCTTGACGAACAGTATTGAGACCTTTATGATTTTTGCTGTCTTTCCGGTGGATATCCGTCATAACGCCAAGATATTCAGAGAGAAGCTGGCTGTTTGGGCCCAGCAGCGGATGGAATGCCGCCAAGGGCTTTGA
- a CDS encoding transposase, producing the protein MAKVFRAKMLTAIVEQGLKLPKDCPEKWVVDCKSVGNGDKAIIYLGKYLYRGVIQEKDILKCENGMVTFRYLHAKTGKYRSREVTGEEFLSLLMLHVLPKGFRRARCYGFLHPCSKKLIRFLQLVLRVNPFTLFSAEQPKKAAIICPNCGAEMKIIRTRVRKPPPLRPAVCIA; encoded by the coding sequence TTGGCAAAGGTTTTTCGGGCAAAGATGCTTACGGCCATAGTTGAGCAAGGCCTGAAACTGCCAAAGGATTGCCCGGAAAAGTGGGTTGTCGACTGCAAGAGCGTCGGCAACGGAGACAAGGCGATCATCTATCTCGGCAAATATCTCTACCGGGGCGTAATTCAGGAAAAGGATATCCTGAAGTGCGAAAACGGCATGGTTACCTTCAGGTATCTTCACGCCAAAACCGGCAAATACAGGTCCAGGGAGGTGACCGGAGAAGAATTCCTCTCTCTGCTCATGCTGCACGTCTTGCCCAAAGGGTTTCGCAGGGCACGCTGTTACGGTTTTCTGCATCCGTGCAGCAAAAAGCTCATCCGATTTCTCCAACTGGTGCTTAGGGTCAACCCGTTTACATTATTCAGTGCTGAGCAACCCAAAAAAGCTGCTATCATCTGCCCGAACTGCGGGGCGGAAATGAAAATCATTCGGACTAGGGTGAGGAAGCCGCCTCCTCTCCGGCCAGCTGTTTGCATCGCATAA
- a CDS encoding GNAT family N-acetyltransferase, producing the protein MKRLSSFLNKNNTAGLNAEGVEQVLSASWWEEMKRDTTRLRAARPEFGEGLLFARYMNQAAEGFFGFMLGPNAENIIASAFPEREHTLSYEHVMFAEREGVVIGMTSAYTGMQHRGFSEEPLKHAAGRSAFRMRCVRTLLWPLWRILETVAEDDFYLQGIAVEPNLRGAGIGSLLMKDFEDRASASGSARLCLDVGAKNTGASKLYARCGMVEFSQWPRSRLLPTVFVRMTKTL; encoded by the coding sequence GTGAAGCGATTGTCTTCGTTCTTGAACAAGAATAATACTGCGGGATTAAATGCTGAAGGTGTGGAGCAGGTGCTCTCCGCCTCGTGGTGGGAAGAAATGAAGCGAGACACAACACGGCTACGGGCCGCTAGACCGGAGTTTGGCGAAGGGCTCCTCTTCGCACGCTACATGAATCAAGCCGCCGAGGGGTTCTTCGGCTTCATGCTCGGGCCAAACGCAGAGAACATTATTGCCAGTGCCTTTCCCGAGCGCGAACACACGCTTTCGTACGAGCATGTGATGTTTGCCGAGCGCGAGGGCGTGGTTATTGGCATGACATCGGCATACACAGGCATGCAGCATCGGGGCTTCTCTGAAGAACCCCTGAAGCATGCCGCCGGTCGCAGTGCCTTTCGAATGAGGTGTGTGCGCACACTTCTTTGGCCGCTTTGGCGGATCCTGGAAACCGTTGCCGAAGACGACTTTTATCTCCAGGGTATCGCCGTCGAGCCGAATCTCCGAGGCGCGGGAATTGGTTCGCTTCTGATGAAGGATTTTGAAGACCGTGCATCGGCTAGCGGATCAGCTCGTCTTTGCCTGGATGTCGGCGCCAAGAACACGGGCGCAAGCAAGCTGTACGCGCGTTGCGGGATGGTCGAGTTCTCGCAGTGGCCAAGGTCCAGATTGTTGCCAACGGTGTTCGTGCGCATGACAAAGACGCTGTGA
- a CDS encoding transposase zinc-binding domain-containing protein, giving the protein MILLSTIINRFKEQFLAQYQAFVLPSHKKALWAMAKCRTEHSLQMLARCANHECGTEIYIPHSCGHRNCPHCQNHESSNWIEKQLNKRLPAPYFLVTFTLPAQLRDLAWRNQKIVYSQMFASVKETLKTFTANDKKLGGEAGFTAILHTHARNLDHHPHIHVVMPGASINKKQGCGIKRGLNTSLTTRPWQRFFGQRCLRP; this is encoded by the coding sequence ATGATTTTGCTCTCCACGATTATTAATCGATTCAAGGAACAGTTTTTAGCGCAATATCAGGCTTTCGTTCTGCCCAGCCACAAAAAAGCGCTGTGGGCCATGGCCAAGTGCAGGACGGAACACAGCCTGCAGATGCTTGCGCGGTGTGCGAACCATGAATGCGGAACAGAAATCTATATTCCTCATTCCTGCGGCCATAGAAACTGTCCGCACTGTCAGAACCATGAAAGCAGCAACTGGATCGAAAAGCAACTGAACAAGCGGCTGCCGGCTCCCTATTTTCTGGTTACCTTTACCCTGCCTGCTCAACTCAGGGATCTTGCCTGGAGAAATCAGAAAATCGTTTATTCACAGATGTTCGCTTCGGTCAAAGAGACTCTGAAAACCTTTACTGCAAATGACAAAAAACTCGGCGGAGAAGCGGGATTTACCGCTATCCTCCATACCCATGCAAGAAATCTTGATCATCACCCCCACATCCATGTGGTCATGCCCGGAGCAAGCATCAACAAAAAACAGGGTTGTGGCATAAAAAGGGGGCTGAATACCTCTTTAACCACAAGGCCTTGGCAAAGGTTTTTCGGGCAAAGATGCTTACGGCCATAG
- a CDS encoding virulence RhuM family protein codes for MTGRNKQKTSKKEVSIVRSSTAEYLTFIAATGEGGVEAVYVDESIWLTQKMLAVLYDADVRTINYHLKKIFNDSELEENSVIQNFRITATDGKNYNTKHYNLAAIIAVGYKVNSERAVQFRKWATTVIKEFTIKGYTMDDERLKSGGSILSDQYFEEQLERIREIRLSERKFYQKITDIYATSIDYDVTAQATKRFFATVQNKLHWAIHGQTAAEVVYNRADAEKQNMGLTTWKDAPQGKIQKFDVSVAKNYLTAHEMAQLRRLVTAYLDVAEDMALRKIPMTMQDWETRLNRFIAATDREILQDAGKVTAEIAKAHAESEFEKYRIIQDRLYTSDFDLLVQQAENEKKK; via the coding sequence ATGACTGGCCGTAACAAACAGAAAACCAGCAAAAAAGAAGTATCCATCGTTCGTTCTTCGACTGCCGAGTACCTGACTTTTATTGCAGCCACCGGCGAAGGCGGTGTGGAGGCTGTTTATGTGGATGAAAGTATTTGGTTGACGCAGAAAATGCTGGCTGTACTTTACGATGCAGATGTGCGAACCATCAATTACCATCTGAAAAAAATATTTAATGATAGTGAGTTGGAAGAAAATTCAGTTATCCAAAATTTTCGGATAACTGCCACTGATGGCAAGAACTACAATACCAAACACTATAATCTGGCCGCCATTATTGCTGTTGGCTACAAGGTCAATTCCGAACGTGCTGTACAGTTTCGTAAGTGGGCAACAACGGTGATTAAGGAATTTACCATCAAGGGCTATACAATGGATGATGAACGCCTTAAGAGTGGCGGTTCCATCCTGAGTGACCAATACTTTGAAGAACAGCTGGAGCGCATTCGGGAAATTCGCCTTTCCGAGCGAAAGTTCTATCAAAAGATCACCGATATCTATGCGACCTCAATTGATTACGATGTGACGGCACAGGCCACTAAGCGTTTTTTTGCCACCGTGCAAAATAAGCTGCATTGGGCGATTCATGGACAGACCGCAGCGGAAGTTGTCTACAACCGCGCTGATGCAGAAAAGCAAAATATGGGGTTGACCACCTGGAAGGATGCGCCTCAAGGGAAAATACAGAAGTTTGATGTTTCCGTGGCCAAGAATTACTTGACTGCACACGAGATGGCGCAATTACGGCGACTGGTGACAGCCTATCTTGATGTGGCTGAAGATATGGCACTGCGCAAAATACCCATGACCATGCAGGATTGGGAAACCCGCCTAAACCGCTTCATCGCCGCAACCGATCGGGAAATATTGCAGGACGCAGGCAAGGTCACCGCAGAAATCGCCAAGGCCCATGCCGAAAGTGAGTTTGAAAAGTACCGGATCATCCAAGATCGTCTGTATACATCCGATTTTGACCTTCTGGTACAACAAGCTGAAAACGAAAAGAAAAAATGA
- a CDS encoding site-specific integrase, whose translation MNCTMPSDPHFNLLYQKHIKHLKLNGLQPKTIDAYSRSIRRIGNYFECQIDNLTSDQLLDYFNELLDCRSWSAVKLDLYGLKFFYSRVLNRTWEDIP comes from the coding sequence ATGAACTGCACGATGCCAAGCGATCCACACTTCAATCTGCTTTATCAAAAACATATCAAACATCTGAAACTTAACGGCTTACAACCAAAGACCATTGATGCCTATTCACGGTCGATCAGGCGAATCGGCAATTATTTCGAGTGTCAAATCGACAATCTCACATCCGACCAGCTCCTTGATTACTTTAACGAACTTTTGGATTGTCGCTCATGGAGCGCAGTCAAGCTCGACCTGTATGGGCTGAAGTTCTTTTATTCCAGGGTGCTGAACAGAACCTGGGAGGATATCCCCTGA
- a CDS encoding YwbE family protein, producing MDGRNRSDIKPGLAVKIVLKKDQRSGRLTEGVVKDILTNSSFHPHGIKVRLESGDVGRVKG from the coding sequence ATGGATGGTAGAAATCGTTCAGATATTAAGCCGGGTTTAGCAGTTAAGATTGTTCTGAAGAAAGACCAAAGATCCGGTCGTCTCACAGAAGGGGTTGTCAAAGATATATTGACCAATTCCTCATTTCATCCGCATGGTATCAAGGTTCGGTTGGAAAGTGGAGACGTCGGAAGAGTGAAAGGATAA